DNA from Geobacter sulfurreducens PCA:
CGCCGGTACCGTTTTCGCCACCGAAGCGAAGAAAGAAGCCGCTCCGGCTGCTCCCGCCGCTCCGGCCGCTGAAGTGAAGAAAGAAGAGAAGAAGCCGGTTAAGAAGGCCAAGAAAGCCAAGAAGGCCAAGAAAGAAGAGAAGAAGGAAGAAGCTGCTGCTCCGGCTGCCGAGAAGAAGTAATCTCCCCTTCCCGATTCACGAAAAAAGCCGCATCCCCACGGGGTGCGGCTTTTTTCGTGTCCCGATGCCGGGCAGGGAAAACCTGCCCTACTCTTTCTGCCATACGTAAGGAGGATCAAGGTACGCGTCGTAGAAGCCGGGCCAGGCGAGAAAGAAGGTGGCCACTTCACCGACCCCGGCCAGAGTCCGCACCAGGGTCATCCCGACCCCCTTGAGGGGACCGATCAGCAGCCCCCTGCCGGCACCGTCCTCGGACCACGTGACGTAAATCTGCTTGGGAAACTCAGCCCACCCCGTGGCAACATTGGCAACGCCCCGGCCGAATTTGCCGGCCATGCCGTCGACCACCTCCTGGGCCGAAGCGTTGTCCACGGAGCGCACGCCGCCAGCGTACACAGGCGCCCATTGCCCGGCGATCAACACTGCAACCAGTGCCACCGAGGCGATAACCGCCCTCATTTGCCCTCCCCGCCGGAGGCATCCGGCTTGCCAGCAGCTGACCGGAGCCTGTCGTCCCGTGCCTCATCCCATCCCATCCAGACATATTCGGGCTCGATCATCGGATCATAGTAGCCCGGCTGGGGAACAGGGAAGAAAATCGCCTCCGCCGCTCCCATGAATCCCCGGTAGACAGTCATGCCGACCCCTTTGAGCGGACCGACCACGTAGCCGACGGCGCCGCGATCCCTCACACTCAGATACGACTGTTTGGGGAGCTCCACAATGGCCGTGGCGACATTGGTGACACCCCGGACGAATTTGTAGGCCATTTTCTCCACGATGAACTCGGGCTTGGGTCCGTCCTGGGCCAGAACGGGGGCAGAGACGGACAACACCAGGGCAAGGGCGAGCAACAGTGCGAAAGCGCGCATGTTTTCTCCTTTTGCTGCATGGTTGCAACCTGCTGTCCCTTGTAACACACTTGGGCCGAGGTGGCAAGCGGCAACAGGCCGCGAATGGCGGAGAAACCGTCAGTCGAACAGGGTCCGTTCCCGGGGGAGAAAGGGGGCAAATTTTTTCATGAGCTGGGCCAGCTTGTCGACATAATAGTCCACGTTCTCGTCGGGACGGGCCGGGTCGTACCGGAAGACCGGTGCGCTCTGCTCGTAGACGGTTACCCCTTTCCCCCGTCCCGTGACGTAATAGCTGATCTGATCGCCGGCCCGATACGGCCGGTCGGCGCGGAGCGCTATCTCGAAGGCCGCGGAGGGATTGCGTTTTCCGGCGCGGACCTTCTGCTGGTACGTGGCCGGCGACTCGCCGAGGGTCTCGGTGCGGACGAGCCATTCCACAGGAAACCGGTGTTCGCGGATACGGTGGACGTAGTCATCGTACAGGACCGGTACCTTCTGCGCCTCGTCCGTCAGGAGGAGGCGGATCATCTCCCCCATGAACTCGCGCAGGTAGCGCTCGATCCCCCGCGAACGGAGGGCGCTCCCCCGCACGGTGATCCGGCCGTCATGGCCGAGCAGAGCGTAGTTTTTGGCTTTATAGGAAAACATGGCACGGTAGCGGCCGGCCAGCTCGACCTCAATGCCGGCCGGGAGCGTAGCGGAAAGGGCGCGGACCAGAGCGGACTCGGCCTCTTCGCCGCTTACGCCGGGGGGCGGAATAAAGTAGACGCCGTCCGTGTCCACCTCCACCGGGCGGGCACCCCTGTCCTGTAACCAGTCAAGCATGGCCCCGATGAGCTGCCGGCCCGCCCGGGTAACCTCGGCGGCGGCAGCCGGATCGGCAAAGTGGTGGAGGGGCGCGCCCAGGTAGCCATAAAAGGAGTTGATGAGAACCTTGAAGGTTTGCTGGAGCGCCGCGTAGTAGTCGCGCCGATGGGGATCTGACTCTTCCCGGGCGCGCGCCTTGGCTGTCAGCCGGAACCGGCGAAGCTCCTCCAGAAGGGGGAGGAACAGACCAAGGTGCTCCCGGGCCGGAGCGATCTTCCGGGCAAGCATGAGCGACGGATAGAGGGAGGTCACGTCACAGTGGACAATGGGACCGAGAATGCCGGTCTCCCGTAGCTCCACATACCCCCCTTCAAGACCTGCACCGTCACCCCCACCAGGCAGCGGCACCGCCTCGCGCCGGTGCAGGTACTCGCGCAGGAAGAGGGCATTGATCTTGGTGGCGTTCCCCCTGATGACCGATGTCTGGTAGGTGTAGGGAAAGATGCGCGCCTGGAGGAACCAGGGGTAGGACAGGAGCCGGGACAGGGCCAGAGTCTCGCGGGTGTCGTCCAGGTTGTAGCGCTTCATGCGCTCCGGATCGGAACGGAATACCTCGTCCATGGCCTGTCGGTCCAGATAGACCCGGTCCGGCGCGGCCAGGCCGAAGTGGATGGCCGCCTGCTTGAGACCGTAGCTTTCCAGATCCCTGCTCGACACGTCGTGGATCTGGACGAGGAAGTAGGTATCGATGACCGTCCTGCCGTAGACGTCCCAGCGCGGGTAGTCGATGAGCCGCTCAGCCACGGAGAAGCGCGAAGGGTGAACCCGGGGGATGCTCCCGTCCCTCCCCCAGGCAAGCTTTACCCCGTGGCGGGCAGCCCGTGCCCGGATGTACTCCAGGTCGAAGCGAAAGATATTGTGCCCCTCGATCACATCCGGATCACGTTCCCGGATGATCCCGCCCAGCCGTTCGAGCATCTCCCGCTCGTCCATCTCCGTCGCCGACAGGAACGCTTCGTACCCGCCCTCCTCCATCAGAGCAATGGAGAGAATCCGGTCATCTTCCCGGTCCGGGTTGGAGAACTCGAACCCCTCGCCGCAGGAGGTCTCGATGTCCAGGGCGAGCCGCCGCAGGTGCCCGAACTCAAATCCCTTGAAAAAGGTCTTGCCTGTGAGCAGAAAGTGCTGGTGGACCGGGTCCGACAGATAGAGGTAGGGGGCGCCGGGCGCCGACGGGTTTTGACCGGTATGGCGGGCCAGAAAATCACGGGCCGCGGCGCAGCCGTGCCAATCGCGAAACAGTGCCATAAACCGGAGCTCGCCCGGTCCGGAAAGCGGGTGAAAGGTCACCTCATCCCGGAATCCATCCAAGAGCGATGGGTCCGTCAGGAGGATGAACGGGTGGAAGGGATCGTCCCTGACCACGACCCCGCGGGGAGTCCGGATGAAAAGACGGACGAACCGCCCGGCCAGTTCCGCTGCCACGATCCCGGCGGTGTCGTCGGCGCCGAAGAGGAGACGATTGTCGGTCCGTTCCAGGTCGTTCATGTCATGCGCCTCCCCAAAAACAAACGGCACGGTGTGGGACCGTGCCGTTCATTCGGATGCACTGCGCCGGAGGCTACCCCACGGAGTGCTTTGCCAGGTACTCGGCCACGCCGGAAGCGGTCGGCTTCATGGCCTCGTCCCCTTCCTTCCAGTTGGCCGGGCAAACCTGATCGCCGTGGGTTTCCACGAACTGAAGCGCATCGACCATGCGGAGGGCCTCGTCAACGCTGCGGCCGAGAGGCAGGTCGTTGATCACGGCGTGACGGACAACCCCCTTGGTATCGATAAGGAACAGGCCGCGCAGGGCAACCCCTGCGCCTTCGAAGAGGACGCCGTACTGGGTGGCGATCTCCTTCTTGAGATCGGCTACCAGCGGATACTGGATGTTGCCGATACCGCCGTTCTCCACCGGGGTGTTCTTCCACGCCATGTGGGTGAACTTGGAATCGACTGAAACCCCGATCACCTCGCAGTTCTTAGCCTTGAACTGATCCAGCTTCTTATTGAATGCAAGAATCTCAGACGGGCAGACAAAAGTGAAATCAAGAGGATAGAAAAAGAGGACCACATATTTTCCGCGGTAGCTCGACAGCTTGACCGTGCCGAAGGTATTGTCGGGCATAACCGCGTCGGCGGTGAAGTCAGGGGCCTCCTTGGTAACAAGCGTACACATGCACATGGTATCGTTTCTCCTTTCTTTGAAATGAAGTTGCAGACAAGAAAAACTCATACCAGCCATACTGGGGCTTGTCAATCAAAAAAGACAAAAACAATCCTTTTTATCCACTATGCCCCCTTCAACTCACCACTGATGCCCACGGTCACCTCGCGCAGGGGGATATCCTTGCTCGATGCCGCCAGGGCCTGGCGGGCCGCCATGACGATACCGCCGCAACAGGGCACTTCCATTCGGACCACGGTGATACTTTTAAGGTCATTGACGCGGATCAGCTCAGTAAGCTTCTCGGTGTAGAAACGATTGTCATCCAGCTTGGGACAGCCCACCACCACCGCGCGGCCGTCCAGGAACTCCCGATGAAAATCGGCATAGGCAAAGGGAACGCAGTCGGCGGCGATGAGCAGGTCCGCGTTCCGGAAGTACGGGGCGGAGGTCGGCACCAGGTGCAGTTGGACGGGCCACTGACGGAGCCGGCTTTCCTGGCGCGGAACATCCCGGACGCTCTCCGTTGCCGGGCGATCGAGGACCATGGCTCGCGACCCGGGACAGCCGCCGTGAACCGGAGCCGGCTGATGGGCGGCGTGATGGGATTCGCGACTCGTCTGGCCCAGGTGAGCCTCCACCGCCGCCTCATCGAACTCGTCCGCGTCCCGCTCGATGATCCGGATGGCGTCCAGAGGACACTCACCCAGACAGGCGCCGAGGCCGTCGCACAGATTGTCGGCAGCCAGCACCGCCTTGCCGTTTTCTATCCTGATGGCCCCCTCGGCACAGGCCGGAACACAGATGCCGCAGCCGTTGCACTTTTCCTGGTCAATCTCCACGATCTTTCTGATCATCGTTCTCTCCCTTTCGTCTTGTCGTTTTGCTATATGGTCTGAATCAAAAGAAATAGTGCCAGAGGTAATCGAGCCGGCCCCGCATGATCATCCGCCGCCCCGAAAAGGCCATCACTTCGCGGATTTTTGCCCGGTATTCCCTGCTGTAGCAGTGGATGCGGCAATGCTTGCACGACGGCTTGGGGTCCAGCGGACACTTTCGCCGCTTAGCAATGCCGTGGTAGAGGAGTGCGGCGCAATCCGGGCAGAGCCTGACGCCTTTGCGGTAACGCCTCTCGAGCTCCGGCGGAACCGCGAAGGGTTCCCGCGCAGCAGGGTCGTGGTTGGCGTGGCAGTAGACCCTGACAAAATCGATGAGGACTTTGAAATCCTTCTGCTGACCGGGGGTGAACGTTTCCATGGGTGTCATCATAGCCCAAAGGGGGTCTCCATGTCATGACGCAGGTCAAAAGGCGCATTTTTGCTTTTCAAAGGATTCTGTGTTATGAATCCCCCCATGAGCATCGAACCGGTCATCATTCCCCGCGCCAACCACCCCATCTCCCGCTCCCTCGTCAGCCCCAACGCCCTCCGGGTCCTCTACCGTCTCCGGGACAACGGCTTTATCGCCTACCTGGTGGGGGGATGCGTCCGGGATCTGCTGCTGGGGCGCGAACCCAAGGATTTCGACGTGGCAACCGACGCCACGCCCAACCAGATCAAGCGCATCTTCCGCAACTGCCGGCTGGTGGGGCGCCGTTTCAGGCTCGCCCACATTCACTTTACCGACGAAATCATCGAGGTGGCCACCTTCCGCGCGTTGTCTCCCCCCGAACAAGGTGAAGGCGAGCCGGTTGCCGATGAGACTGGACAACGGGGTGGAGATGAAGCGGAACGCCTCCGTCCGCCACGCCACCTGGTGAGCGACGAGGGAATGGTCCTGCGGGACAATGTTTTCGGAACCCCGGGCGAGGATGCCCTGCGCCGGGATTTCACCGTCAATGCCCTGGCCTACTGCATCGCCGACTTTTCGATCATCGACTACGCGGGGGGCATGGAAGATCTGCAGCGGGGGATGATCCGCACCATCGGCGATCCGCGGGTCCGCTTCACCGAGGACCCGGTCCGGATGCTCCGGGCGGTCAGGTTCGCTGCCGTGCTGGGGTTCGCCGTGGAGGAGGAGACCTGGCAGGCGATGCTCGATCTGGCACCGGCAATTACCAGGGCGACGGCGCCGCGGCTTTACGAGGAGATGCTCAAGCTCTTCCTGTCGGGGGAAGGTGAGCGGGCCTATCAGCTCCTGCGGCAGACCGGCCTCTTCGCGCACCTCTTCCCCGGCTTCGAGGCGTGGCTCGGCGAGGAAACCGACGGGTTCCCCCACGCCCGGACCGGCAGTGCCCTCGAATGGGTAGACTCACAGGTGGGCAGCGGCGAGCCGGTGTCACCACCGCTCCTCCTCGCGCTCCTCTTTGGCGGGTACCTGGAAGAACAGTCCGAACGCTTCATGGGCCAGGGGGCTTCTCCCCTGGACGCGGTGAGTGCCGCCGTGGCGGCCTTTCTGGGTGAGCAGGCGCCGCTGGTGGCAGTGCCGCACCGGATCGGGCTTGCCATGCGCGAGATTCTCGCCCTCCAGCAGCGACTGCACAGGATACCCGGCAAACGCCCCCAGGCGGTTCTGGCCCGGGCCAGCTTTGCCGAGGCAATGGCCTACCTCCGCTGCCGTTGCGCCATGAACGGCGAGGACAGCCCGGTTCTCGCGTGGTGGGAGCGCTACGCCCGCGACAGCGTCATGCCTCCCGTGGAACCCTGTTCAGCCGGAGGCGAGACAAAGAAACCACGGCGGCGTCGCCGGCGGCGCGGCGTCAGGAAGGCGGCTCCGCAGTGAGTCGAGTCTCTTGCAAAACGTTATGAGGACGCCGGGATGCCAGGCGCAAGCGAGCGAGGAAGCGAGGCGTACCCGTCGGTACGTTGAGCTTTCGAGTGAGCGGCAACACCGCCGACCGGCCCCGCGGTAGTTTTGCGAGAGCCTCAGCCGGCAGCCGGCTAGACATGATTGCGCAGCATCAGTTCCAGAGGAGTGGGACTGAGGTAGACCTGCTTCAACAGATACTCCTGGCCGTACTTTTTCACGTAGTGTCTCAGCAACGTCACCGGCACAATGAGGGGTACCAGGTGCCGGTGGTACTCCCCGATGACCTCCTGGAGTTCAGCCTTTTCCTCCCGCGTCAGCTGTTTTTTGAAATAGCCGGCGATGTGCTGAAGCACGTTGGTGTTCTTGCGCACCGTGGCATGGAGCGACAGTGCCTTCATGAAAAGCTCCTGGTAGCAGGCGAACAGATCGTCGCATCCCAGCTCTTTGCCACGGGCCACGAGTGCTCCCATCTCCCGGTAAACCTCCGGACTGTGGGCCATGATCAGGAGCTTGTGGTCGGCATGGAACGCCACGAGGCGCCCCAGGGACTTCCCTCCCAGCAGCAGATCCTTCCACCGGCGAAAGGCAAAGACCCGTTCAATGAAATGCTCCCGTAGCCCCATATCATGGAGCCGCCCCTCCTCTTCCACGGGCAGCAGGGGAAAATGCTTCGTAACCGCGTCAGCAAAGAGGCCCCGCCCTGCCTTGGTCGGCATCCCCCGGCGATAGAGTTTTACGTTGAACAGACCGGAACTGGGGGAATCCTTCTTGAAGATGAAACCGCACAGGTCTTCACTCTCCAGCTCAAGCACCTTTCTGCGGCAAAAATCGAGCATCTGCTCCGTCTTGTCTACCCTGCTCCTGGACGTAACCAGCCGAACCTCTCCCCCATCCGCCTCAAGCCTCATGGCCTCGCGCGGGATCGGCATGCCACACTCCGCTTCGGGGCACACGGAGACGAATTCGAAGAACCTGCCGAGCGTATCGGTGATGTAGCGGTCATGCTTGTGGCCTCCGTCATAACGAACCTTCTCGCCGAGCAGGCAGGAGCTGACCCCGATTTTGATGGGTGTGGGCATGGATTCCTCGCAGCTTCATAAATTGTTAATGAAATACTCCAGAATGCCGAAGAGACATGGGACGGGCAAACTCGCAAAGATTCGGGGGGCAATTCATTAATAAACCGCCGTGATCATTCGGTCATTCGCCTTGAAAATACAGCCCCAACTGGTATAATTGTGCCGCTTCCCACGATAAAATCAAGCCCGGGAGATACCCAGTGGAGTGGAAGTGCTGCTGGAACAGAAACGTTATTGAGCCGGCCGATTGCCCAAACATCGGCGAAGGCGAGGAAATCCTCTTTTCATCCCTCCAACGCAGAGTGATCGAAAAATGCGTGGATTGCCCGCTGTTCGCCGAAGACCTGAAGGCACTGCGCGACTCGGGGCACCCCCTCGCGGCAGTGCTCCCCATTGTGGTGGCTGAGCTCCAGGAACAGCGGAGCCGACTCCAGTCCATGGTCGGCTTCCTGGACAGCAAGGATCGGGAAATCAAGTTCCTGCACGAAATCAGCCTCGTGCTCCAGACCTCGGTGGACCTGGATGAAGTGCTGTCGGTGGTCATGACCGCCATCACCGCCGGCAAGGGGTTCGGCATGAACCGGGCCTTTCTGCTGCTGACCGACAAGGAGCGCAAGCACCTGCGGGGCTATCTGGGGGTTGGGCCGCGGAACTACGGCGAGGCGTGGTTCATCTGGGATGAGATCAGCCGCGACGACTTCACCCTCAAGGAGATGGCGAAGAACTTCTACCAGACCAAATTCACCAGTGAGAAGCAGAAGTTTCACGACATTCTGGAAAACCTCACCATCCCCTTGTCGGAACATGATCACATCTTGGTCCGTGCGTTGAGGGAGAAGAAACCGCTCCTGGTCGAAAACGCTTTCCACAATCCAGACTGCGACTACTCCCTGACCCAGACCCTGGGGGTCGACACCTTTCTCATCACGCCGCTGGTCTCGCGCAACCGGAGAATCGGCGTCATCATTTCCGACAACTGCGTGACCCATAAACCGATTACCCCCCAGGATGTCCAGTCCCTGGAGACCTTCGCCTTTCCCGTTGCCTTCGCCATCGAACGGGCATCCCTGTACGAACGGCTCCAGGAAGAGCTCCTCAAGGTGACGGCGGCCAACGTCAAGCTCAAGGAACAGCAGGAGCTGATCGTCCGGATGGAACGGATGGCGCTCGTGGGCAAGATCACGTCGAGCATCGCCCACTCCATCCGCAACCCCCTCATGATCATCGGCGGCTTCGCCCGCACGCTTCTCAAGGGCACCGATGAGGGTGACCCCCGGCGCGAGTATCTGGAATCCATCGTCCGCGAAGCCCGACAGTTGGACGAGGTGCTGGACGAAGTACTCAGCTACTCCGACTCCCTCTATCCCACCCTGGACTCATGGGACGTGAACCAGTTGGTAAGCACCGGTTGCCGGGAGCTGGACAGCCGCCTCCAGGAGCGTCGCATTGCCTGCCGGCTCCGCCTGGACGCCGAACTCCCGTCCGCCCGCATCGATTACAAACAGGTCTCCTTCTGCCTCCGCTCAATCCTGACCTCCAGCATGGACCGAATGCCCGACGGCGGTGAGATTGTCATCGAAACCCGACTGGAAGGCGGGTGGATCGTCGTCGAGGTGCGGGACACGGGACGGCCCGGCTCCTCGAACGGAATGAGCACATTCTCTTCCTTCGCACCGCCCCAGGAACTGGGAGGTGGCCTCGGCCTGGAAGTCTGCAAGGCAATCATGGAAAAACATGGCAACAGCCTCATCATCGAAACGCCTCCCGACGGGGGGGCCCGCTACGTGCTCAAACTACCGGTAAACAGGGAGGAGGAACCCCATGGCACGATTGTTGGTGGTTGACGACGAAAACAGCATCCGGCTGCTCTATTCTCAGGAGCTGGCCGAAGAGGGACATGAGGTGGTGACCGCCGCCACGGCAGCCGAAGCGGTGGACAAGATCAGGGAGCACGAGTTCGACCTGATCGTGCTGGACATCAAACTGAAAAACGAGAGCGGCCTCGACCTGCTGCAGAAGGTGGTCAAGGAGCGGCACAACCTGCCGGTGGTCCTCTGCACAGCGTTCTCCTGCTTCAAGGATGACTTCTCCGCCTGGCTCGCCGACGGCTATGTGGTCAAATCCAGCGACCTGTCCGAACTGAAGGAAGAGGTCAAGCGAGTCCTGGCAAAGAGGAAGCCGGGCAAGGAATAACTCTCGCATTTCCCATTCAATATCCATGCAAAGGAGCATCCTATGAAAGCCGTGATCATGGCCGGCGGGTTCGGTACCCGCATCCAGCCCCTGACGAGCAGCATTCCGAAACCAATGATCCCCCTCCTCAACCGTCCGATCATGCTTCACATCGTGGAGCTGCTCAAAAAATACGAGATCACCGACTTGGTCATGCTCCTGTACCATCAGCCGGCGGTCATCAAGAACTTCTTCCGCGACGGCACGGATTTCGGCGTCAAGATCACCTATGTGACCCCACTTCAGGACATGGGGACCGCCGGTGCCGTCAAGTGCGCCGAGAAGTATCTGGACGAACGGTTCATCGTCATCAGCGGCGACCTCCTCACCGACTTCAACCTTCAGAAAATCATCGACTTCCACGAGGAGAAAGAGGCCTTGGCCACCATCACCCTCACCTCGGTAAAAGATCCGCTCCAGTTCGGCGTGGTCATTACCGACAAGGAAAAGCGGATCTCCCAGTTCCTGGAGAAACCCGGCTGGGGCGAGGTGATCTCCGACACCATCAATACCGGCATCTACGTTCTGGAGCCGGAAATTTTCTCCCATATCCCGGCCGAGGAGAACTACGACTTCTCCCAGGACCTCTTCCCGAAGCTGCTGGAGAAGCAGCAGTCCCTGTTCGGCTACACCGCCAAAGGATACTGGCGGGATATCGGCAACACCGACTCCTACCGTGAGGCCCACCACGACATCTTCAAAGGGAAGGTGAACGTAAGGATCGACGAGCCGAAGCAGGATCTGGTGGGCAAGGATCTGCGGCTCGGCTCCGACGTGAACCTGGACGAGCATGTGACCCTGGAGGGGACGGTGGTCATCGGTGATAACTCCCAGGTCTTCGAGAGCGCCCACATCAAGGATACGGTGATTGGACGCAACTGCACCATCGAGGCGGGGGTACGGCTCTCCCGCTGTGTGATCTGGGATAATGTCTACGTAAAGCGGGGGGCGAAGCTGAACGACAGCGTCCTCTGCGGCAACGTCCGCGTGGGGAACGGCGTGGTGATGGAGGAGGGGGTCATCGTGGCCGACGACACCTCCATCGGCGAAGAGTCCTACATCAAGCGCGACGTGAAGATCTGGCCGCGCAAGGTGATCGAGGCCGGGGCCACCGTCACCGGCAACCTGATCTGGGGTGAGAAGTGGAAAAAAGCCCTGTTCGAGGGGGCCCTCATCAAGGGTCTCACCAACATGGAACTCACCCCCGAGTTCGTGGCTAAGCTGGGCTGCGCCTACGGCACGACCCTTCCCAAGGGGAGCTTCGTGATTTCCGGCCGCGACGCTTACCGCTCCTCCCGGATGCTCAAGCGGAGCTTCATCGGCGGCCTTCTCTCCTCCGGGGTCAACGTCCGCGACCTGACCATGGTCCCGATGCCTGTGCTGCGCTACAAGCTCCGTTCCTTCGGGGAGGTGGGCGGCATCCAGTTCCGACAGGCTCTGGATGACCCCGCCTCCACCGAAATCATCTTCCTGGACGGCGACGGCCTCGACTTCTCCAGCTCAATGGGCAAAAACGTGGAACGGATCTTCTTCAAGGAGAACTTCCGCCGGGCCCACCACACGGAGCCGGGGGGGCTCACGGAAATCCCCCAGCAGGTGATGGATTTCTATCGTGAGGGATTCCTGCACGCCATCGGCAAGACGCCGCTCCAGAAAAAAGCGTTCAAGGTGGTCATCGACTTCAACCACTCGCCGGCCAGCCAACTCCTCCCCGGCATCCTTACTCAGATGGGGTGCGAAGTCATCAGCCTCAACGCGTACGTGGACGAGGAGCGGGGGGTCCAGGCCCTGTCGGATCGGGGGCAGAGTCTCTCGCAGCTTTCCAAGATCGTCGCCACTCTGGAGGCGAACGCCGGCTTCTGGCTCGACCCCACCGTGGAGGGAGTCATCATGGTCGACGAAACCGGGACGGTCCACGAGGGGGCCGACATCCTGCTGCTGATGGTCGGGCTCGCCCTTAAGGCCGGCGAAAAAGGGGTGTTCGCCATACCGGTCTCGGCACCCTCGGCCATCGAACGGATGGCCCAGGAACGGGGCTGCGCCGTTACCCGCACCAAGAGCGCCGACCGCTCCATGATCGAGGCGGCCCTCTCCTCGGAGGTCATCCTGGCCGGTTCCATGGATGGCCGCTTCGCCTTCCCCCGGTTCCAGGCAGCCTTCGACGGCATGTTCGCCATCGCCAAGTCCATCGAGATGGCGGCCCGCAGCGGAGCGTCCATCTCGGCAACTGCCGCGGAAATCCCCCGTCGGGCCTTCCTTCACACCCGGGTCCCCTGCGTCTGGGACATGAAGGGTGGAATCATGCGTAAGATGAGCGAGGACAGCCTCGACAAGGAGGCAAGCTTCATCGACGGGATCAAGGTCCATTTCGGCGAGGACTGGGCCCTCGTCCTCCCCGACCAGTACCAGCCCCACGTCCACATCGTGGCCGAGGCCCGGGACCCCAAGGCCGCCCAGAAACTGCTGACCGAGTACCAGAAAAAAGTGGAGCAGTGGAAGAAGGAGCTGTCATAAATGACGGAGCCGCTGCGCATCGTCTTTCTCTGGCATATGCACCAGCCGTACTACAAGGACCCGGTGAAGGGCGAGTACGCCCTTCCCTGGACCTATCTCCATGCCGTGAAAGACTACTATGACATGGCGGCCATCGTGGACGCCACTCCCGGTGCGAAAGCGGTCTTCAACCTGGTGCCGTCGCTGCTGGACCAGCTTCTGGACTACGCGTCGGGAGAGGCGACGGA
Protein-coding regions in this window:
- a CDS encoding GAF domain-containing sensor histidine kinase, encoding MEWKCCWNRNVIEPADCPNIGEGEEILFSSLQRRVIEKCVDCPLFAEDLKALRDSGHPLAAVLPIVVAELQEQRSRLQSMVGFLDSKDREIKFLHEISLVLQTSVDLDEVLSVVMTAITAGKGFGMNRAFLLLTDKERKHLRGYLGVGPRNYGEAWFIWDEISRDDFTLKEMAKNFYQTKFTSEKQKFHDILENLTIPLSEHDHILVRALREKKPLLVENAFHNPDCDYSLTQTLGVDTFLITPLVSRNRRIGVIISDNCVTHKPITPQDVQSLETFAFPVAFAIERASLYERLQEELLKVTAANVKLKEQQELIVRMERMALVGKITSSIAHSIRNPLMIIGGFARTLLKGTDEGDPRREYLESIVREARQLDEVLDEVLSYSDSLYPTLDSWDVNQLVSTGCRELDSRLQERRIACRLRLDAELPSARIDYKQVSFCLRSILTSSMDRMPDGGEIVIETRLEGGWIVVEVRDTGRPGSSNGMSTFSSFAPPQELGGGLGLEVCKAIMEKHGNSLIIETPPDGGARYVLKLPVNREEEPHGTIVGG
- a CDS encoding response regulator, whose translation is MARLLVVDDENSIRLLYSQELAEEGHEVVTAATAAEAVDKIREHEFDLIVLDIKLKNESGLDLLQKVVKERHNLPVVLCTAFSCFKDDFSAWLADGYVVKSSDLSELKEEVKRVLAKRKPGKE
- a CDS encoding mannose-1-phosphate guanyltransferase, with the translated sequence MKAVIMAGGFGTRIQPLTSSIPKPMIPLLNRPIMLHIVELLKKYEITDLVMLLYHQPAVIKNFFRDGTDFGVKITYVTPLQDMGTAGAVKCAEKYLDERFIVISGDLLTDFNLQKIIDFHEEKEALATITLTSVKDPLQFGVVITDKEKRISQFLEKPGWGEVISDTINTGIYVLEPEIFSHIPAEENYDFSQDLFPKLLEKQQSLFGYTAKGYWRDIGNTDSYREAHHDIFKGKVNVRIDEPKQDLVGKDLRLGSDVNLDEHVTLEGTVVIGDNSQVFESAHIKDTVIGRNCTIEAGVRLSRCVIWDNVYVKRGAKLNDSVLCGNVRVGNGVVMEEGVIVADDTSIGEESYIKRDVKIWPRKVIEAGATVTGNLIWGEKWKKALFEGALIKGLTNMELTPEFVAKLGCAYGTTLPKGSFVISGRDAYRSSRMLKRSFIGGLLSSGVNVRDLTMVPMPVLRYKLRSFGEVGGIQFRQALDDPASTEIIFLDGDGLDFSSSMGKNVERIFFKENFRRAHHTEPGGLTEIPQQVMDFYREGFLHAIGKTPLQKKAFKVVIDFNHSPASQLLPGILTQMGCEVISLNAYVDEERGVQALSDRGQSLSQLSKIVATLEANAGFWLDPTVEGVIMVDETGTVHEGADILLLMVGLALKAGEKGVFAIPVSAPSAIERMAQERGCAVTRTKSADRSMIEAALSSEVILAGSMDGRFAFPRFQAAFDGMFAIAKSIEMAARSGASISATAAEIPRRAFLHTRVPCVWDMKGGIMRKMSEDSLDKEASFIDGIKVHFGEDWALVLPDQYQPHVHIVAEARDPKAAQKLLTEYQKKVEQWKKELS